The following are from one region of the Sorghum bicolor cultivar BTx623 chromosome 2, Sorghum_bicolor_NCBIv3, whole genome shotgun sequence genome:
- the LOC8054573 gene encoding UDP-glycosyltransferase 90A1, translating to MAVASSSPEAEAQTLPHIAIFPFLAKGHTIPLIHLAHYLHRYGLATVTFFITAGNAGFVREGLSGVAAAVVEMTFPTDVPGIPPGVESAEGLTSLASFAVFADATSLLLPQLDASLAEMQPPASLLVTDPFLHWTKAPAARLGIPKVSFFGISAFAQVMREVRVRHDPCATLRPDDVDADGHPATFTVPEFPHIKLTFEDFMAPFGDPASIAPMMELDGKLGKAIEESQGLIINTFHALEAPYLEFWNQHVGPRSWPIGPLCLAQPTATRPKAQRPSWMEWLDDKAAAGRTVLYIALGTLAAIPESQLKEVANGLERAEVDFIWAVRPENIDLGLGFEERTKDRGLVVREWVDQLEILNHISVQGFLSHCGWNSVLESVTAGVPLAVWPMHADQPFNSRFLVDELKIAVRVHTSDRTIRGLVTSEEISEVVRALMLGEEGVEAGKRVVELSASAREAMVEGGQSWKSLKEMISELSMMKLNGNEEVSLEEQVDA from the coding sequence ATGGCTGTAGCCTCTTCGTCTccagaggcagaggcccagaCGCTCCCTCACATTGCCATCTTCCCGTTCCTCGCCAAGGGCCACACCATCCCACTCATCCACCTCGCCCACTACCTCCACCGCTACGGCCTCGCCACCGTCACCTTCTTTATCACCGCCGGCAACGCTGGCTTCGTCCGGGAGGGGCTGTCCGGTGTGGCCGCGGCCGTCGTCGAGATGACCTTCCCGACCGACGTCCCGGGCATCCCACCGGGCGTCGAGAGCGCCGAGGGACTCACGTCGCTGGCCTCCTTCGCCGTCTTCGCCGACGCCACGTCCCTGCTGCTGCCACAGCTCGACGCCTCCCTCGCTGAGATGCAGCCGCCCGCGAGCCTGCTCGTCACCGACCCGTTCCTGCACTGGACGAAAGCGCCGGCGGCGAGGCTCGGCATCCCCAAGGTGTCCTTCTTCGGCATCTCGGCCTTCGCGCAAGTCATGCGGGAGGTGCGTGTGCGCCACGACCCGTGCGCCACGCTGCGGCCCGACGACGTCGACGCCGATGGCCACCCGGCCACCTTCACGGTGCCGGAGTTCCCGCACATCAAGCTCACCTTCGAAGACTTCATGGCGCCCTTCGGCGACCCTGCGTCTATAGCGCCCATGATGGAGCTCGACGGTAAGCTGGGCAAGGCCATTGAGGAAAGTCAAGGCCTCATCATCAATACCTTCCATGCCCTAGAGGCTCCCTACCTTGAGTTCTGGAACCAGCATGTTGGGCCCCGGTCCTGGCCCATCGGGCCCCTTTGCCTAGCCCAACCAACAGCCACCCGGCCCAAGGCCCAGCGGCCCTCTTGGATGGAGTGGCTTGATGACAAGGCGGCAGCTGGTAGAACCGTCCTGTATATCGCTCTTGGGACACTAGCTGCGATCCCAGAGTCACAGTTGAAGGAGGTTGCGAATGGGCTGGAGCGGGCTGAGGTGGACTTTATATGGGCTGTAAGGCCAGAGAATATTGACCTCGGATTAGGTTTTGAAGAGCGTACAAAGGACAGAGGTTTAGTGGTGAGAGAGTGGGTGGATCAGTTGGAGATTCTAAACCATATCAGCGTACAAGGGTTCTTGAGCCATTGCGGGTGGAACTCGGTACTCGAGAGTGTGACAGCCGGTGTGCCATTAGCGGTTTGGCCTATGCATGCTGATCAACCATTCAATTCGAGGTTCTTAGTCGATGAGCTGAAGATTGCTGTAAGGGTTCATACAAGTGATAGGACAATTAGAGGTTTGGTCACAAGCGAGGAGATTTCGGAAGTGGTGAGGGCTCTCATGCTAGGCGAGGAGGGGGTGGAGGCAGGAAAGAGGGTGGTGGAGCTGTCAGCTAGTGCTAGGGAGGCTATGGTAGAAGGAGGACAATCATGGAAATCTCTAAAAGAGATGATAAGTGAGTTGAGCATGATGAAGTTGAATGGGAATGAAGAGGTAAGCCTAGAGGAGCAAGTGGATGCTTAA